In Halictus rubicundus isolate RS-2024b chromosome 5, iyHalRubi1_principal, whole genome shotgun sequence, one genomic interval encodes:
- the LOC143354313 gene encoding L-aminoadipate-semialdehyde dehydrogenase-phosphopantetheinyl transferase, which produces MFQSIRWAFKWLEWNPSEKEFTHAISCVQLEEKERLGRYVFRKDVRASLAGRLLMRKFVNEYGNVPYNEIVFARDEHNKPILKGGSSDLNFSVSHQGEYTILVGETRNVKLGADIMKLEYTGGKQLSEFFQIMNRNFTSSEWSEIKHSSMNELEQIGMFCRHWALKESYVKAIGIGITIDLQTIDFKTNSKLKHNFITTDTILSINGIKQEWLFEETLLDSQHCVAVALQENGKAPQPRHTLFDMISSDKLFANTIPLFPEDVEYMEKYFKKQERP; this is translated from the coding sequence atgtttcaaagtATTCGATGGGCATTTAAATGGTTGGAATGGAATCCAAGCGAAAAGGAATTCACGCATGCAATTTCTTGCGTACAGTTAGAGGAAAAAGAAAGATTAGGAAGATATGTATTTCGTAAAGATGTTAGGGCTTCCCTTGCAGGTAGATTGTTGATGAGAAAATTTGTTAACGAGTATGGAAATGTGCCTTACAATGAAATAGTATTTGCAAGGGACGAACACAACAAGCCCATCTTAAAAGGAGGTTCTTCGGATTTAAATTTTAGTGTGTCTCATCAAGGTGAATACACGATATTGGTGGGGGAAACGAGAAATGTGAAATTGGGTGCAGACATAATGAAGCTGGAATATACCGGTGGTAAACAATTGTCTGAATTCTTTCAGATAATGAATAGAAATTTCACATCCTCCGAATGGAgtgaaataaaacattcgtCCATGAATGAATTGGAACAAATCGGGATGTTTTGTAGACACTGGGCTTTAAAAGAAAGTTACGTGAAGGCTATAGGAATAGGTATCACCATAGATCTTCAAACGATAGACTTTAAAACAAACTCGAAGCttaaacataattttattaCAACTGATACAATTTTGAGTATAAATGGTATAAAACAGGAATGGTTGTTCGAAGAAACACTGTTAGATTCCCAGCACTGTGTTGCTGTAGCACTGCAGGAAAATGGAAAAGCACCTCAACCGCGACATACTCTCTTTGACATGATAAGTAGCGACAAACTTTTTGCAAATACTATTCCATTGTTTCCTGAAGATGTAGAAtatatggaaaaatattttaagaaacagGAACGCCCATAA
- the Nrx-iv gene encoding neurexin-4 isoform X2 has product MTIRCFVLVFAIASNSFASAYDECNEPLLDRAHLRATSELPGRGPYNARLNGGSTWSPELSSYDQHLTVELGDRYEIRSIATRGRAHTNEYVTEYIVQYSDDGQAWASYESQDGVDEMFKGNVDGDTIKLNKFEVPIIAQWIRINPTRWRDRISLRLELYGCSYVSDVLSFNGSSLLRYDLLREPIETDRHFIRFRFKTNNADGVLMYSRGTQGDYIALQLKDNRMILNIDLGSGIMTSLSVGSLLDDNMWHDVLISRNRKNISFSVDRVLIKGRVKGEFYRLDLNRALYIGGVPNKQDGLLVNQNFTGCIENFYLNATSIIHDLTETEITGDNLRYYRVNTLFSCPEPPIIPVTFLSQGSYARLKGYEGISSMNVSLTFRTYEDKGIILYHQFTSPGFVKLYLEDGKLKVDIQTKESPQVVLDNFNEKFNDGKWHQVILTISKNSLILNVDGTPMRTKRMLEMTTGPVYLIGGVTGIESNRGFVGCMRMISIDGNYKLPTDWKEEEYCCKNEVVFDACQMMDRCNPNPCKHSGVCRQNSDEFFCDCANTGYTGAVCHTSLNPLSCEAYKNINSVNQRADIKIDVDGSGPLNPFRVVCEFYTDGRVRTVLRHNNERITPVDGFQEPGSFMQDIIYDADMDQIEALLNRSTSCSQRISYECVRSKLFNSPVPQGDYFRPNSWWVSRNNQKMDYWGGALPGSRKCECGILGNCADPTKWCNCDSDLDGPLEDSGDITEKEYLPVKQLRFGDTGTPVDDKEGRYMLGPLVCEGDDLFKNVVTFRVVDATINLPTFDIGHSGDIFFEFKTTIDNAVIIHSKGPTDYIKISINSGNQIQFQYLAGGGPLTVSVQTSYRLADNRWHSVSVERNRKEARIVVDGALKNEVREPPGPVRAVHLTSDLVVGATTDYRDGYVGCIRALLLNGQLQDLRSYARQGLYGISEGCMGKCESSPCLNNGTCHERYDGYSCDCRWTAFKGPICADEIGVNMRASSIIKYDFMGSWRSTISEKIRVGFTTTNPRGFLLGLFSNISGEYMTIMVSNSGHLRVVFDFGFERQEVIFPNKHFGLGQYHDVRIGRKNSGSTLVLQVDNYEPKEFHFNIKTSADAQFNNIQYMYIGRNESMTEGFAGCISRVEFDDIYPLKLLFQEDGPANVRAFGTPLTEDFCGVEPITHPPDVIETRPPPEVDEEKVRAAYNETDTAILGSVLAIIIIALVIMAVLIGRYMSRHKGEYLTQEDKGAEIALDPDSAVVHSTTGHQVQKKKEWFI; this is encoded by the exons ATGACTATAAGGTGTTTCGTGCTCGTGTTCGCGATTGCAAGTAATTCATTCGCATCTGCAT ACGATGAATGCAACGAACCGCTTTTGGACAGAGCTCATTTGAGAGCTACATCAGAGTTGCCTGGAAGAGGTCCATACAACGCAAGACTAAATG GAGGTTCTACGTGGTCACCAGAGCTTAGCAGTTATGATCAACATCTTACTGTGGAACTGGGGGACAGATATGAGATACGCAGCATTGCCACACGAGGTCGTGCTCATACTAACGAGTATGTGACAGAGTACATTGTCCAATACTCTGACGATGGGCAAGCCTGGGCCAGTTATGAGAGCCAGGATGGTGTAGATGAG aTGTTCAAAGGAAATGTGGATGGGGACACCATAAAACTTAATAAATTCGAGGTACCGATTATAGCGCAGTGGATTCGAATAAATCCAACCCGATGGAGGGACAGAATATCATTGAGACTAGAACTGTACGGTTGCAGTTATG TATCCGATGTTCTCTCCTTCAATGGTTCGTCCTTGCTGCGATACGATTTACTAAGAGAACCAATAGAAACTGATAGACATTTTATACGATTCCGATTCAAAACAAACAATGCCGATGGAGTATTAATGTACTCCCGTGGTACACAAGGAGATTACATAGCTCTGCAACTAAAGGACAATAGGATGATATTAAATATTGATCTTGGATCTGGCATTATGACGAGTTTATCTGTTGGGAGTTTGTTGGACGACAATATGTGGCATGACGTTTTGATATCACGCAATAGAAAGAATATATCGTTCTCTGTAGATAGAGTATTAATTAAAGGAAGAGTTAAAGGAGAATTTTACAGACTGGATTTAAATAGAGCA cttTACATTGGCGGCGTTCCTAACAAACAAGATGGTCTATTGGTTAATCAAAATTTCACAGGGTGTATAGAGAATTTTTACCTGAATGCCACTAGTATCATTCATGACTTAACAGAGACTGAAATCACTGGAGACAACTTGAGATACTACAGAGTGAATACACTCTTTAGCTGCCCAGAACCACCCATAATTCCTGTTACATTTTTATCTCAGGGATCATACGCAAGACTCAAAGGTTACGAGGGAATATCTTCCATGAATGTCTCCCTCACGTTTCGAACGTACGAAGACAAAGGGATCATTTTATATCATCAGTTTACATCTCCAGGTTTTGTGAAG TTGTACTTGGAAGACGGAAAATTAAAGGTCGACATACAAACGAAAGAAAGTCCGCAAGTAGTTTTAGACAATTTCAACGAGAAGTTCAATGATGGCAAATGGCATCAAGTTATTTTGACGATATCCAAGAATAGTCTGATTTTAAATGTCGACGGGACACCGATGAGAACTAAACGCATGTTAGAGATGACAACGGGGCCAGTGTATTTAATAGGCGGCGTCACTGGAATAGAAAGCAACCGTGGATTTGTTGGATGCATGCGAATGATAAGCATCGATGGCAATTATAAATTGCCGACTGACTGGAAGGAAGAAGAATACTGTTGCAAGAACGAAGTCGTCTTCGATGCTTGCCAAATGATGGACCGTTGCAATCCAAACCCATGCAAGCATTCTGGCGTTTGTCGTCAAAATTCTGATGAATTCTTCTGTGATTGTGCCAATACGGGTTACACGGGAGCAGTGTGCCATACCT CATTAAACCCGCTCTCCTGCGAGGCTTACAAGAATATCAATTCAGTAAATCAACGAGCAGATATTAAAATAGATGTGGACGGCAGCGGTCCACTGAATCCATTCCGTGTGGTTTGTGAATTCTACACGGATGGCCGTGTGAGAACCGTCCTAAGGCACAATAATGAACGCATCACGCCTGTAGATGGATTCCAAGAACCAGGCAGTTTTATGCAAGATATCATCTACGACGCTGACATGGACCAGATTGAAGCGCTCCTGAATCGATCCACAAGTTGTAGTCAAAGAATCAGTTACGAGTGTGTACGTTCGAAGTTGTTCAATTCGCCAG TGCCGCAAGGAGACTATTTTAGGCCAAATTCGTGGTGGGTCAGCAGAAACAACCAGAAGATGGACTACTGGGGTGGAGCTCTACCAGGATCACGCAAGTGCGAGTGCGGTATCCTTGGGAATTGCGCAGACCCTACGAAATGGTGCAATTGCGATTCTGATCTGGACGGTCCTCTCGAAGACAGCGGTGACATTACCGAGAAAGAGTATCTTCCTGTTAAGCAATTACGATTCGGCGACACTGGTACCCCAGTCGATGATAAAGAAGGACGTTACATGCTTGGACCTCTCGTCTGCGAGGGAGATG ATTTGTTCAAGAACGTAGTAACATTCCGTGTCGTTGACGCCACTATCAATCTCCCAACCTTTGATATTGGTCACAGCGGTGACATATTTTTCGAGTTTAAAACAACGATTGACAATGCAGTTATAATTCATAGCAAAGGGCCTACGGATTACATTAAAATTTCTATAAACAGCGGGAATCAGATTCAATTCCAATACTTGGCAGGCGGTGGCCCGCTCACTGTCAGCGTTCAGACTTCTTATAGATTAGCCGACAATCGGTGGCACTCCGTGTCTGTCGAAAGAAACCGTAAAGAAGCTAGAATAGTAGTGGACGGAGCATTAAAAAATGAAGTGCGAGAACCCCCGGGACCGGTACGAGCGGTTCATCTGACATCGGATCTTGTGGTCGGCGCTACAACGGATTACAGGGACGGCTATGTAGGATGTATTAGGGCGCTTCTATTAAACGGACAGCTACAGGATCTCAGAAGTTATGCTCGGCAAGGGCTATACGGTATCTCCGAAGGTTGCATGGGTAAATGCGAAAGTAGTCCGTGTCTTAACAACGGAACATGCCATGAAAGATACGACGGATATTCGTGCGACTGTCGCTGGACCGCGTTCAAGGGCCCCATTTGCGCAGACG AGATCGGCGTGAACATGCGTGCCAGTTCGATAATAAAGTACGACTTCATGGGCAGTTGGCGTTCGACGATATCCGAAAAGATTCGAGTCGGCTTCACAACGACGAATCCCAGAGGTTTCCTGCTTGGcctattttcaaacatttccggAGAGTATATGACAATCATGGTCTCGAACAGCGGACACTTGCGCGTGGTGTTCGACTTTGGCTTCGAACGGCAAGAAGTGATATTCCCTAACAAACATTTCGGTTTGGGACAGTATCATGACGTTCGAATAGGCAGGAAAAACTCGGGATCCACTCTTGTTCTGCAAGTCGACAATTACGAGCCGAAAGAATTCCATTTCAACATCAAAACGTCCGCGGATGctcaatttaataatattcagtACATGTACATCGGCAGGAACGAGTCGATGACAGAGGGATTCGCAGGATGCATATCCAGAGTCGAGTTCGATGATATATATCCTCTGAAGTTACTATTTCAAGAAGATGGGCCGGCGAACGTCCGAGCATTTGGCACTCCTCTCACAGAGGACTTTTGCGGTGTTGAACCGATCACGCACCCTCCAGACGTCATTGAAACGCGTCCGCCTCCGGAGGTGGACGAGGAAAAAGTTCGAGCCGCGTACAACGAAACTGACACGGCCATTCTGGGGAGCGTGTTGGCTATCATCATTATAGCTTTAGTAATCATGGCGGTACTTATAGGAAGATACATGTCACGACACAAAGGCGAATATTTGACACAAGAGGACAAAGGTGCTGAAATAGCATTAGATCCGGACTCGGCTGTCGTTCACTCGACCACAGGCCATCAAGttcaaaagaaaaaggaatGGTTCATCTAA
- the Nrx-iv gene encoding neurexin-4 isoform X1 has product MTIRCFVLVFAIASNSFASAYDECNEPLLDRAHLRATSELPGRGPYNARLNGGNAWTASSSDFGQYLIIDLGQIMNITAVATQGRAVQKEYVMEYGISYGTNGLDYVDYKEEDGNIKMFKGNVDGDTIKLNKFEVPIIAQWIRINPTRWRDRISLRLELYGCSYVSDVLSFNGSSLLRYDLLREPIETDRHFIRFRFKTNNADGVLMYSRGTQGDYIALQLKDNRMILNIDLGSGIMTSLSVGSLLDDNMWHDVLISRNRKNISFSVDRVLIKGRVKGEFYRLDLNRALYIGGVPNKQDGLLVNQNFTGCIENFYLNATSIIHDLTETEITGDNLRYYRVNTLFSCPEPPIIPVTFLSQGSYARLKGYEGISSMNVSLTFRTYEDKGIILYHQFTSPGFVKLYLEDGKLKVDIQTKESPQVVLDNFNEKFNDGKWHQVILTISKNSLILNVDGTPMRTKRMLEMTTGPVYLIGGVTGIESNRGFVGCMRMISIDGNYKLPTDWKEEEYCCKNEVVFDACQMMDRCNPNPCKHSGVCRQNSDEFFCDCANTGYTGAVCHTSLNPLSCEAYKNINSVNQRADIKIDVDGSGPLNPFRVVCEFYTDGRVRTVLRHNNERITPVDGFQEPGSFMQDIIYDADMDQIEALLNRSTSCSQRISYECVRSKLFNSPVPQGDYFRPNSWWVSRNNQKMDYWGGALPGSRKCECGILGNCADPTKWCNCDSDLDGPLEDSGDITEKEYLPVKQLRFGDTGTPVDDKEGRYMLGPLVCEGDDLFKNVVTFRVVDATINLPTFDIGHSGDIFFEFKTTIDNAVIIHSKGPTDYIKISINSGNQIQFQYLAGGGPLTVSVQTSYRLADNRWHSVSVERNRKEARIVVDGALKNEVREPPGPVRAVHLTSDLVVGATTDYRDGYVGCIRALLLNGQLQDLRSYARQGLYGISEGCMGKCESSPCLNNGTCHERYDGYSCDCRWTAFKGPICADEIGVNMRASSIIKYDFMGSWRSTISEKIRVGFTTTNPRGFLLGLFSNISGEYMTIMVSNSGHLRVVFDFGFERQEVIFPNKHFGLGQYHDVRIGRKNSGSTLVLQVDNYEPKEFHFNIKTSADAQFNNIQYMYIGRNESMTEGFAGCISRVEFDDIYPLKLLFQEDGPANVRAFGTPLTEDFCGVEPITHPPDVIETRPPPEVDEEKVRAAYNETDTAILGSVLAIIIIALVIMAVLIGRYMSRHKGEYLTQEDKGAEIALDPDSAVVHSTTGHQVQKKKEWFI; this is encoded by the exons ATGACTATAAGGTGTTTCGTGCTCGTGTTCGCGATTGCAAGTAATTCATTCGCATCTGCAT ACGATGAATGCAACGAACCGCTTTTGGACAGAGCTCATTTGAGAGCTACATCAGAGTTGCCTGGAAGAGGTCCATACAACGCAAGACTAAATG GCGGAAACGCATGGACAGCTAGCAGTTCAGACTTTGGTCAGTACCTTATTATCGACCTGGGTCAAATAATGAACATCACAGCTGTGGCGACCCAGGGACGAGCAGTGCAAAAAGAGTATGTTATGGAGTATGGTATCAGTTATGGTACGAATGGCCTGGACTACGTTGATTACAAAGAAGAAGATGGTAACATTAAG aTGTTCAAAGGAAATGTGGATGGGGACACCATAAAACTTAATAAATTCGAGGTACCGATTATAGCGCAGTGGATTCGAATAAATCCAACCCGATGGAGGGACAGAATATCATTGAGACTAGAACTGTACGGTTGCAGTTATG TATCCGATGTTCTCTCCTTCAATGGTTCGTCCTTGCTGCGATACGATTTACTAAGAGAACCAATAGAAACTGATAGACATTTTATACGATTCCGATTCAAAACAAACAATGCCGATGGAGTATTAATGTACTCCCGTGGTACACAAGGAGATTACATAGCTCTGCAACTAAAGGACAATAGGATGATATTAAATATTGATCTTGGATCTGGCATTATGACGAGTTTATCTGTTGGGAGTTTGTTGGACGACAATATGTGGCATGACGTTTTGATATCACGCAATAGAAAGAATATATCGTTCTCTGTAGATAGAGTATTAATTAAAGGAAGAGTTAAAGGAGAATTTTACAGACTGGATTTAAATAGAGCA cttTACATTGGCGGCGTTCCTAACAAACAAGATGGTCTATTGGTTAATCAAAATTTCACAGGGTGTATAGAGAATTTTTACCTGAATGCCACTAGTATCATTCATGACTTAACAGAGACTGAAATCACTGGAGACAACTTGAGATACTACAGAGTGAATACACTCTTTAGCTGCCCAGAACCACCCATAATTCCTGTTACATTTTTATCTCAGGGATCATACGCAAGACTCAAAGGTTACGAGGGAATATCTTCCATGAATGTCTCCCTCACGTTTCGAACGTACGAAGACAAAGGGATCATTTTATATCATCAGTTTACATCTCCAGGTTTTGTGAAG TTGTACTTGGAAGACGGAAAATTAAAGGTCGACATACAAACGAAAGAAAGTCCGCAAGTAGTTTTAGACAATTTCAACGAGAAGTTCAATGATGGCAAATGGCATCAAGTTATTTTGACGATATCCAAGAATAGTCTGATTTTAAATGTCGACGGGACACCGATGAGAACTAAACGCATGTTAGAGATGACAACGGGGCCAGTGTATTTAATAGGCGGCGTCACTGGAATAGAAAGCAACCGTGGATTTGTTGGATGCATGCGAATGATAAGCATCGATGGCAATTATAAATTGCCGACTGACTGGAAGGAAGAAGAATACTGTTGCAAGAACGAAGTCGTCTTCGATGCTTGCCAAATGATGGACCGTTGCAATCCAAACCCATGCAAGCATTCTGGCGTTTGTCGTCAAAATTCTGATGAATTCTTCTGTGATTGTGCCAATACGGGTTACACGGGAGCAGTGTGCCATACCT CATTAAACCCGCTCTCCTGCGAGGCTTACAAGAATATCAATTCAGTAAATCAACGAGCAGATATTAAAATAGATGTGGACGGCAGCGGTCCACTGAATCCATTCCGTGTGGTTTGTGAATTCTACACGGATGGCCGTGTGAGAACCGTCCTAAGGCACAATAATGAACGCATCACGCCTGTAGATGGATTCCAAGAACCAGGCAGTTTTATGCAAGATATCATCTACGACGCTGACATGGACCAGATTGAAGCGCTCCTGAATCGATCCACAAGTTGTAGTCAAAGAATCAGTTACGAGTGTGTACGTTCGAAGTTGTTCAATTCGCCAG TGCCGCAAGGAGACTATTTTAGGCCAAATTCGTGGTGGGTCAGCAGAAACAACCAGAAGATGGACTACTGGGGTGGAGCTCTACCAGGATCACGCAAGTGCGAGTGCGGTATCCTTGGGAATTGCGCAGACCCTACGAAATGGTGCAATTGCGATTCTGATCTGGACGGTCCTCTCGAAGACAGCGGTGACATTACCGAGAAAGAGTATCTTCCTGTTAAGCAATTACGATTCGGCGACACTGGTACCCCAGTCGATGATAAAGAAGGACGTTACATGCTTGGACCTCTCGTCTGCGAGGGAGATG ATTTGTTCAAGAACGTAGTAACATTCCGTGTCGTTGACGCCACTATCAATCTCCCAACCTTTGATATTGGTCACAGCGGTGACATATTTTTCGAGTTTAAAACAACGATTGACAATGCAGTTATAATTCATAGCAAAGGGCCTACGGATTACATTAAAATTTCTATAAACAGCGGGAATCAGATTCAATTCCAATACTTGGCAGGCGGTGGCCCGCTCACTGTCAGCGTTCAGACTTCTTATAGATTAGCCGACAATCGGTGGCACTCCGTGTCTGTCGAAAGAAACCGTAAAGAAGCTAGAATAGTAGTGGACGGAGCATTAAAAAATGAAGTGCGAGAACCCCCGGGACCGGTACGAGCGGTTCATCTGACATCGGATCTTGTGGTCGGCGCTACAACGGATTACAGGGACGGCTATGTAGGATGTATTAGGGCGCTTCTATTAAACGGACAGCTACAGGATCTCAGAAGTTATGCTCGGCAAGGGCTATACGGTATCTCCGAAGGTTGCATGGGTAAATGCGAAAGTAGTCCGTGTCTTAACAACGGAACATGCCATGAAAGATACGACGGATATTCGTGCGACTGTCGCTGGACCGCGTTCAAGGGCCCCATTTGCGCAGACG AGATCGGCGTGAACATGCGTGCCAGTTCGATAATAAAGTACGACTTCATGGGCAGTTGGCGTTCGACGATATCCGAAAAGATTCGAGTCGGCTTCACAACGACGAATCCCAGAGGTTTCCTGCTTGGcctattttcaaacatttccggAGAGTATATGACAATCATGGTCTCGAACAGCGGACACTTGCGCGTGGTGTTCGACTTTGGCTTCGAACGGCAAGAAGTGATATTCCCTAACAAACATTTCGGTTTGGGACAGTATCATGACGTTCGAATAGGCAGGAAAAACTCGGGATCCACTCTTGTTCTGCAAGTCGACAATTACGAGCCGAAAGAATTCCATTTCAACATCAAAACGTCCGCGGATGctcaatttaataatattcagtACATGTACATCGGCAGGAACGAGTCGATGACAGAGGGATTCGCAGGATGCATATCCAGAGTCGAGTTCGATGATATATATCCTCTGAAGTTACTATTTCAAGAAGATGGGCCGGCGAACGTCCGAGCATTTGGCACTCCTCTCACAGAGGACTTTTGCGGTGTTGAACCGATCACGCACCCTCCAGACGTCATTGAAACGCGTCCGCCTCCGGAGGTGGACGAGGAAAAAGTTCGAGCCGCGTACAACGAAACTGACACGGCCATTCTGGGGAGCGTGTTGGCTATCATCATTATAGCTTTAGTAATCATGGCGGTACTTATAGGAAGATACATGTCACGACACAAAGGCGAATATTTGACACAAGAGGACAAAGGTGCTGAAATAGCATTAGATCCGGACTCGGCTGTCGTTCACTCGACCACAGGCCATCAAGttcaaaagaaaaaggaatGGTTCATCTAA